The following proteins are co-located in the Pseudomonas sp. DY-1 genome:
- a CDS encoding NAD(P)/FAD-dependent oxidoreductase: MTASPRPSARHCKIAIIGSGFSGLGMAIRLKQKGENDFLVFEKEPGIGGTWRVNNYPGCGCDVQSHLYSFSFEPNPDWTRMFAKQEEIKSYLEGCWEKYRLQDKTLLGTEITRLAWNDVDELWQIEDAAGNHYSAQFVVSGMGALSTPAIPALKGLEKFKGTSFHSQQWNHDFDLAGKRVAVVGTGASSIQFVPQIQKQVAQLDLYQRTAPWIMPKPDRAISEGERSRFKRFPLLQKLWRGGIYAILESRVVGFALTPKVMKLAELVAKGHIKRKIKNPVLRAKVTPDYTMGCKRVLISNDYYPALTQPNVDVITDGIREIRANSIVTADGTEREIDAIIFGTGFTPSDPLPRGVVFGRNGVDLLDTWSQGPEAYKGTLTAGFPNLFFLMGPNTGLGHNSMVYMIESQIHYVLGALKLLDERRLRSLEVKRDVQDRFNGKLQGSLGNTVWNAGGCKSWYLHPVTGRNCTVWPGFTWRYRLLTRNFDPAAYHFSRSAPVHAAQGPLLMANQEVPA, from the coding sequence ATGACTGCGTCACCCCGACCCTCTGCCCGCCATTGCAAGATCGCCATCATAGGTTCCGGATTTTCCGGCCTGGGCATGGCGATCCGCCTGAAGCAGAAAGGCGAGAACGATTTCCTCGTATTCGAAAAAGAGCCCGGCATCGGCGGCACCTGGCGAGTGAACAACTACCCGGGCTGCGGCTGCGACGTGCAATCGCACCTGTACTCCTTCTCCTTCGAGCCGAACCCGGACTGGACGCGGATGTTCGCCAAGCAGGAAGAGATCAAGTCCTACCTGGAAGGCTGCTGGGAAAAGTACCGGCTGCAGGACAAGACCCTGCTCGGCACCGAGATCACCCGTCTGGCCTGGAACGACGTGGACGAGCTGTGGCAGATCGAGGACGCCGCCGGCAATCACTACAGCGCGCAGTTCGTGGTGTCCGGCATGGGCGCCCTGTCCACCCCAGCGATCCCGGCACTGAAAGGTCTGGAGAAGTTCAAGGGCACGAGCTTCCACTCCCAGCAGTGGAACCATGACTTCGATCTTGCCGGCAAGCGTGTGGCGGTAGTCGGCACCGGCGCCTCCAGCATCCAGTTCGTGCCGCAGATCCAGAAGCAGGTCGCCCAGCTCGACCTTTACCAACGCACCGCGCCCTGGATCATGCCCAAGCCCGATCGCGCCATCAGCGAAGGTGAGCGCTCCCGCTTCAAGCGCTTCCCCTTACTGCAGAAACTCTGGCGCGGCGGCATCTATGCCATCCTCGAAAGCCGCGTGGTGGGCTTCGCCCTGACGCCGAAGGTGATGAAGCTCGCCGAACTGGTCGCCAAGGGCCACATCAAGCGCAAGATCAAGAACCCGGTGCTGCGCGCCAAGGTCACTCCGGACTACACCATGGGTTGCAAGCGGGTGCTGATCTCCAACGACTACTACCCGGCCCTGACCCAGCCCAACGTCGACGTGATCACCGACGGCATCCGCGAAATCCGCGCGAACAGCATCGTCACCGCCGACGGCACGGAACGCGAGATCGACGCCATCATCTTCGGCACCGGCTTCACCCCCAGCGATCCCCTGCCCCGCGGCGTGGTCTTCGGCCGCAACGGTGTCGACCTGCTGGACACCTGGTCGCAGGGTCCCGAGGCCTACAAGGGCACTCTCACCGCCGGCTTCCCGAACTTGTTCTTCCTCATGGGACCGAACACGGGCCTGGGCCACAACTCGATGGTCTACATGATCGAATCGCAGATCCATTACGTGCTCGGCGCCCTCAAGCTGCTCGACGAACGCCGCCTGCGCAGCCTGGAAGTCAAACGCGACGTGCAGGACAGGTTCAACGGCAAGCTCCAGGGCAGCCTGGGCAACACCGTATGGAATGCCGGCGGCTGCAAGAGCTGGTACCTGCACCCGGTCACCGGTCGCAACTGCACCGTCTGGCCCGGCTTCACCTGGCGCTACCGCCTGCTGACCCGCAACTTCGACCCCGCGGCCTACCATTTCAGCCGCAGCGCGCCGGTGCATGCCGCCCAGGGCCCGCTGCTGATGGCTAATCAAGAGGTACCAGCATGA
- a CDS encoding TetR family transcriptional regulator: MNSASGDEPQSPERTPDAPGKRLLMEAALRLGSQSRSLGNLGLRELAREAGLNPNTFYRHFKDVEDLGLAIIRNIATQLRQPLRDLRREAAARAVKGDGGLLPKLMGIDLGRGRRVCHETVHLFFDFVDENAEAFVIGVRELHGASPVLREALREVMEDFAADMAEDVREYKLLPTMVAEPVVRRVSRLVSRNLFQMSLDYISEPERREAIREEAVEQVLFLFTGASVLQAVGAL, from the coding sequence ATGAATTCCGCCAGCGGTGACGAGCCCCAGTCGCCAGAACGAACGCCCGATGCCCCCGGTAAGCGCCTGCTCATGGAAGCGGCGTTGCGCCTGGGTTCCCAGAGTCGCAGCCTGGGCAACCTGGGGCTTCGCGAGCTGGCGCGGGAGGCCGGGCTGAACCCCAATACCTTCTACCGCCACTTCAAGGATGTGGAGGACCTGGGGCTGGCCATCATCCGCAACATCGCTACCCAGCTGCGCCAGCCGCTGCGTGATCTGCGACGCGAGGCGGCGGCCCGCGCCGTGAAGGGTGATGGCGGACTGCTGCCGAAATTGATGGGTATCGACCTGGGCCGCGGACGGCGCGTCTGTCATGAGACGGTGCACTTGTTCTTCGATTTCGTCGACGAGAATGCCGAGGCGTTCGTCATCGGCGTGCGCGAGCTGCATGGCGCTTCCCCGGTTCTGCGGGAGGCTTTGCGCGAAGTGATGGAAGACTTCGCCGCCGACATGGCCGAAGACGTCCGCGAGTACAAACTGCTGCCGACTATGGTGGCCGAGCCGGTGGTGCGACGAGTGTCGCGGCTGGTCAGCCGCAACCTGTTCCAGATGTCGCTGGACTACATCAGTGAACCGGAGCGTCGCGAGGCGATTCGTGAGGAGGCAGTGGAACAAGTGCTGTTCCTCTTCACTGGTGCCAGTGTGTTGCAGGCGGTAGGCGCGTTGTAG